The genomic window TCGACGACCCTGCCTCGCTCGTGCACTCCTTCGAGGGCGCCGAGCAACTGCTCCTCGTCTCCCTCGATCGCACCGGCGAGGAGTGCGTCACCGGCCACCGCACCGCCATCGACGCCGCCGTGAAGGCCGGCGTCGGCCGCATCCTCTACACCAGCCAGACCGGCGCCGCCCACGACTCCCGCTTCCAGGCATGCCGCGACCACGCCCAGACCGAGGACCTGTTGCGCTCCACCGGCCTGCCCTGGACCGCGCTGCGCAACGGTTTCTACGCGGCCAGCGCCATGCTGTTCCTGGAGTCCGCGCGCCACACCGGCGCCATCGCCCTCCCCGCCGACGGCCCCGTCGCGTGGACCGGCCACGACGACCTCGCCGAGGCCGCTGCGGCGATCCTCGCCGACGAGGGCCGCTTCGAGGGACCCACCCCGCCGCTCACCGGCCCGGCGGCGCTCGACTTCGACGCCGTCGCCGAGATCGCGGCCCAGGTCACCGGGCGGTCCTTCACCCGCGCCGTCGTCGCCGCCGACGACTTCCGCGAGCAGGCCCTGGCGCACGGTGCCCCGGCGCCGATCGCCGACCTGATGCTGAGCATCTTCGCGGCAGCCCTGAACGGCGAGTTCGCCGCCGTCGACCCGACGTTGGCCGAGCTGATCGGCCGCGAGCCCGCCACCTTCCGCACCCTGCTCGTACAGGCCTGGGCCGCGTAGATCCGGGGCAGAAGCGGCGACGATGACCGGCCGGCACCCGCCTTCCTACCCGACGGGACTGCTCCTTCTGCGGGGCGCCATCAAAGCCGGGTGGCGGCCCGGACGAGGGCGGCGACCGCCCGCGAGCGGCTGTGGGGCGGCCAGGCGATCACCGTTGTCACCGTCGGCGCGTCGGCTACGGGGACGGTGGCGAGGCCGTCCCTCAGTTGCGCGCGCACCGACTCCGGCAGGACCGCCGACGCCCGCCCGAGCGCGATCAGTTGGAGCAGTTGCGTGTGGTTGTGCACCGGCGGGCCGGCGCCGTCCGGGAAGGTGCCGTCGAGGTGCGGCCAGCGGGGCATGGGCAGGCCGGGGAGTGCGGCGACGTCGGACATCCGCACATGGGCCCGGCCGGTGAGAGGGTGCCCGGCCGGCAGGACCACGACCTGTCCCTCCGCGTGCAGATCCTCCGTGTCGAGCCCGGCCGTCGAGTCGAACGGCCGGTGCAGCAGCGCCACATCGGCCCGTCCGTCCCGCAGCAGCCGCTCCTGCTCGCCGATCCCGCACAGCAGCACGTCGACGGCGACCGCGCCAGGCTCGGCCGCGTAGGCGTCGAGCAGTTTTGCCAGCAACTCGCCCGTCGCCCCGGCCTTCGTGACGAGGACCACGCCGGGCCGGCCGGTCGGCGCGAGAGCGGCGCGGCGGGTTATGCGCTCCGCGGCGTCGATCGCGTCGAGGGCCGCCTGCCCTTCCCGCAGCAGCACCGATCCGGCCTCGGTCAGGGTGACGCCGCGGCTGCCACGTTCCAACAGCGCGGCCCCGAGGCGGCGTTCGAGCTGCTGGATCGCCCGCGACAGCGGAGGCTGGGCGATCCCGAGCCGCTGCGCCGCCCGCCCGAAGTGCAACTCCTCGGCGACAGCGACGAAGTACCGCAGCTCCCTCGTCTCCATGCCGCCAAGCTACCCGACCCCGCCTGGGCGGAAGCTGGAACTGCCGCACTGAGCTGGTCCGATACCGGGGAGGTATCGCCGCTTACCCAGATGGTGTTGGCCGCCTCGCGGGGGTGCGGGACACGATGGACCGCATGAGCGGACAGACGATCACGCTGGTCACCGGCGGGAACAAGGGAATTGGCTACGAGATCGCCGCGGGCCTTGGCGCCCTCGGCTGGAGCGTCGGCGTCGGCGCCCGGGACGAGGCGCGCCGGGAAGCCGCAGTAGAGAAGCTGCGGGCGGGCGGCGCGGACGCGTTCGGCGTTCCGCTCGACGTGACGGACAACACGAGCGTGGCGGCCGCCGCCCGGCTGCTGGAGGAGCGCGCCGGCCGGCTCGACGTCCTGGTCAACAACGCCGGAGTGACCGGCGGGATGCCGCAGACGCCCACCACCGTCGATCTCTCGACCGTACGGACGGCCGTGGAGACCAACGTGCTCGGCGTCATCCGCGTCACCAACGCGCTGCTGCCGCTGCTGCGCCGTTCCGCGTCGCCGCGGATCGTCAACATGTCCAGCAGCGTCGGCTCGCTCACGAAGCAGACCGCTGCCGGCGCCGACACCGGGCCGATCTCCGCGGCGTACGCACCGTCGAAGACGTTCCTCAACGCCCTGACCGTGCAGTACGCCAAGGAGCTGCGGGACACGAACATCCTGATCAACGCCGCGTGCCCCGGCTACTGCGCGACCGACCTCAACGGCTTCCGCGGCGTACGCACTCCCGTACAGGGCGCGGCGATCGCGATCCGGCTCGCGTCCCTTCCCGACGGCGGCCCGACCGGCGCGTTCTTCGACGAGGACGGGGTGGTGCCGTGGTGACCTGGGCAGCGCTCCCGGGCTGAGGCCACGGCACCGGCGGGCCCTCGCGCCGGCTCCTACGAGGGTTCGGCCGGGGTCCACAGACCGTTGCGGAGCCAGTCCGATTCCACGGTCCAGCGAAGTACCGGGTCCGCCATCCATTGCGACGCGAAGTGCGCACCGCTGTAGACCGCAAGCAGGAACTCCACCATCCCACCGTCGAACGGCAGGACTTGTGCGGGTCCCCGGGCCGGCATCACCACCGGCCACCGGTCGGGATCGGGGTGCTCGGTCGACCAGTAGAAGGTGTCGCCGTCCTGGTCGTGCCCCCAGGCCAGCAGGCCGCCGGTGGTTGGGAGATCCGGATAGGCGGGGCCGTCCCAGTGGTTCCATTCGTGGCCCAGGGGCAGTTGACCGGCCTCCGCCACAAGTGCCGCGAAGCCACGGGGAGCACCGGGCCTCCGTGGCACCGAACAGGGCGCGAGCACCTCGACCGGCCACTGGTCGGCGCCGGCGAGGATCGCCCCCACCTCCGTAACGGTTCACGAACTCCCGGTAGTCGGACGGGAAGTCAAAGCCGCACTCCGCCTTCGATCGCTCCCACGGCGGGGCCGCCAGGTTCTCCGGCGGCGGCGGCAACAGCCGGGCCAATGCGTCGAGATTCGCACTCATAAGGGTTTCCTGGTGTGCTGTTGTCCCTGCCCGCCATCGCGCCGGGCAGGGCCACTGGGTTGACGCGCGCAGAGTAGCCCCGGACACCGGGACCGGAGTCGGCCGGGACCTCCTCGTCGTCGAGCGGGATCGAGGAGCCAGTCCGCCTGCGCGGCCCGGACGGCCCGGACGGCCGTGCCCGGGAACAGCCGGTCCGGTCGGCACGGTTGCAATGACCGAGCGACCGGCGCCGCACGCGCGGGGAAGACGGGGCCGCAGCGTCGCCCGTCTCGCCGGGTCCGGGCCTGGCATCGTGGGACCTGCCGCACGCACTTCCGATCACGACGTATTCCTGCAGGAGGACTGTTTCATGACTGACCGCCCCTTGACGCTCATGGCGGTACACGCCCACCCCGACGACGAGGCCACCGGAACCGGCGGAATCCTCGCGCGATACGCGGCGGAGGGCATCCGCACGGTTCTCGTGACGTGTACCGACGGCAGCTGCGGCGACGGGCCGGAGGGCGTGAAGCCGGGCGATCCCGGGCACGATCCGGCGGCAGTCGCCGCGATGCGCCGTCAGGAACTCGAGGCGAGCTGTGCCGTCCTCGAGATCAGCGATCTGGAGATGCTGGACTACGCCGACTCGGGGATGATGGGCTGGCCGAGCAACGACGCCCCCGGGGCCTTCTGGCAGACCCCGGTCGAGGAAGGCGCCGCCCGGCTCGCGGAGCTCATGCGGCACTACCGACCCGATGTGGTCGTCACCTACGACGAGAACGGCTTCTACGGCCACCCCGACCACATCCAGGCCCACCGCATCACGATGGCGGCGCTGGAGCTGACCGCGCCGACGCCGAAGGTGTACTGGACCACGGCACCCCGCTCGATGATGCAGCGGTTCGGTCAGGTCATGCGCGAGTTCGGTGGGGACACGCCGGAACCGGACCCGGCGGAGACCGCCGCCCTGGCCGAGATCGGCCTCCCCGACGACGAGATCACCACGTGGGTGGACACGACCGCGTTCAGCGGTCAGAAGTTCGACGCGCTGGCCGCGCACGCCAGCCAGGGCGAGAACATCTTCTTCCTCAAGATGGGCAGGGAGCGGTTCAGCGAGCTGATGGGCGTGGAGACCTTCGTACGGGTCAGGGACACCACCGGCGCGACCGTGCCCGAGAGCGACCTCTTCGCCGGCCTGCGCTGAGCCGCGCGTCGTCCCTACGGCCCTACGGCCAGGGAGCTGCCGGCCGGCGGCTGAGGCGGCGGCCGGCCGGACGTTCTCGCCGGTGCCGGCCGCGATCGGGCGCCGGCGGCCGGGATCAGACGCCGGCGGGCGCGATCAGGCGCTGGCGGCGCCGTTCCACTGGCAGAACAGGACGGTGGCGTCGTCCTCAAGGCGGCCCTGCTGGTGCTCCAGGAGCGCGTGGATGAGGCGGCGCAGCGTCTCGGCGACCGTCAGGCCGGCCGCGTGGTGGCGTATGACGAAGTCGGTGAACCGGTCGATGCCGAACTGCTGCCCGTCGGCGTCCCGTGCTTCGGTGATGCCGTCGGTGTAGAGCAGCAGCCTGTCCCCGGGTTCGAGCTGTTCGCGGCACACGGTGATCGGCAGCTTGAAATCGGCGCCCATCGGACCGGCCGGGGGGCAGCGGACCACGCTGGCCCAGCGCCCGCCACGGATGACGATGGGGAGCAGGTGGCCGCGGTTGACCCAGGTCAGGGCCCCGGTGTTCAGGTCGAGATCGGCGAGTATGCCGGTGGCGTAGCTCCGGTGATCGAACTGCTGGAGCAGCAGCTCCTCGATGGCCCGGCTCACTTCTGCGATGCCCGCGCCCCGCCGGCGCTCGTTGCGGCAGGCGGCCATCACCAGACTGGCGGTCAGTCCTGACATGGTGTTGTGGCCCATGGCATCGAAGACCGCCAGGTGCACTGTGTCGTCGCATATCGCGTAGTCGAAGCCGTCGCCGGCGACCTGGTACGCCGGTTCCATCGCGGCACTCACGGTGACCCGCTCGTTGGCGAACGTGGGCGGCGGCATCAGCGTCCACTGCAACTCCGCGGAGACGGCCATGTGCCGGGTCCGGATCAGCCGCGCGTAGGAGTCGCTCTGCGCGCGCTTGGCTATCAGCAGCAGCCCGGTCACCAGGGCGAGGGACTGCGCGGCGGCGAGATCCGCTTCGGTGTTCTTCTGCGAGCGCAGCCGCAGAACACCCAGGCGCTGCGTGCCGTCCACGATCGGGAGCCAGTGGTCGCGTCCGTCCGAACTGCTCAGGATCTGCTCGGTCTGGTAGACGCGGCCCGCCAGCGTGGAGTCGATGCGCAGTTCGGCACCGCCTGCCCCGGCGTTCTGGCCGTGCCCGGTGACCTCGCGCAGCACATCCTGCTGGAGGTCCGCCACGTACAACCGGGCCCGCCCGACACCGAGGCGTCCCGCGGCGGCGTCCAGCAGCGCCGGCAGTTGCTCGAAGGCCGCTCGGCAACTGTCCTGCAGCAGGCGGGCCAGCGCGCCGGACCCATCGGTGTGCGGTGCTGCCATGGTGTGAACCCCGAGGGAGAGGGAAGGGAGCCGGTCCGCCTCCATGCGGTCCGCGGCTGCCAGCAGCGCGACGGACGGCGGCGAGAAGCCCGGGCGACGGTCGCCGTCACCCTACCTCCGCCGCGGCACGCTGGGCCCGGGGCCGGTGGGGCACACCGCCCGCAACTCCCTCAGGTTCGACACGAATGCCCGGCCGTGTCCGGTCCGGGCGAACCGGTGGGCGAGTGGCATCATATAGAGGTGGACACGCCTAAATTGGCCCTCGCCGCCCAGCGGTACGACGACGCCGAAGACGCCCGCGAGGCGGCGGCGGAAGACCTCAGGGCCGAAAGCGCGGCCGCCCTGGCACAGGGGGCCGACGAGAACGAGCTCGCCGAAACCATCGGCAGACCGCTGGCGGACCTGCCCAAGCTCTGACGGCGACGACGCCTCGGGGCCGAGGGGCGCGCCGTGACGGCGATCACCGGTCGGTCGTGCCGTCGTGGCCGCCGAACGGCGGGGCGTCGCCGGGTCGAGGTCACCGCGAGACGCCGGGGTGAAAGGTCGCTGCCGGAGACCGTACGGCCCGTCGCCGTCGGCCGACGGCTCGGCGGGGACGGTTCTCGGCACTGTCCGGAATATGGGCACTGGCCGGTCCGGACCGCCGCGTCGGCCCAGCGACAGGGCGCCCGGTTCTCCCAGCGGCCGGAGCCCCGGCCCACCCTGCCGGGGCCTTCGCTCCGCCGACCCCGGTCCTCCCGCCGGCGATGAGCCGACGGACGCATGGCACGCCGAGCGCGAAAGGCAGGACCATGGAGCCTCGCCCGCACTGGCTGTTCGGGGACCAGCTCGGCCCGCACTTCCTCGACCCCCGGCACGGCGGCCCCGATGCGCGGGCGCCGGTGATCATGATCGAGGCGCGCTCGGTGCTGCGCCGCCGTCGCTTCCACCGGGCCAAGGCGCATCTGGTGCTCTCGGCGATGCGACACCGCGCAGCCGAACTCGGCGACCGGGTGACGTACATCCGGGCGGAGACGTACGCCGACGGGCTGAGGCAGGCACTGGACCACGGTCTGCCACGCCGGACCGCGGCGCGTGGCGCGGACGCGGACGGCCGGCGGAAAGGCGGCCGCGCCGAGGGCCGGGTGACGGTCTGCCACCCCACCTCACGTGCGGCACTGCGATTCGTCAGCGCGCTCGACGGCGTGGAGATCCTGCCGGCCAGGGGCTTCCTCGTGTCGCGGGAGGACTTCCAGGAGTGGGCGGGCCGCGACAGCGGGCAGAGCCTGCGGATGGAGGGCTTCTACCGCTGGGTACGCCGACAGCATGACCTGCTGATGGACGGCGATGAGCCGATCGGCGGCCGGTGGAACCTCGACCACGACAACCGCGAGCCCCCGCCGCGCGGGCGGGACGCCCTCGATGTCCGGGGCCCCTGGCGACCGCGCGAGGACGCGATCGACGCCGAGATCCGCCGGGACCTCGACCGCTGGGAGCGCGACGGCCAGGTGTCCTTCGTCGGCCGGGACGGCCCCCGCCGCTTCCCCGCCACCCGGCATGAGGCACTCAGCGCGCTGCGCCGCTTCACCGCCGACCGGCTGCCGGACTTCGGCCGCTACGAGGACGCCATGCTCGCCGCCGACCCCGTGATGAGCCACAGCCTGCTCTCGTCGTCGCTCAACCTCGGACTGCTCGACCCGGCCGAATGCGTCGAGCGCGCCGAACGCTCCTACCGGGCCGGCGACGCGCCCCTGAACAGCGTCGAGGGCTTCGTCCGGCAGATCGCCGGCTGGCGCGAGTACGTATGGCAGCTGTACTGGCACTTCGGCGAGGACTACCGGCACCGCAACGCGCTCGGCCACACCGCCGCGCTGCCCGGCTGGTTCCTCGATCTGGACGCCGACGCCGTCACCGCGAACTGCCTCTCCACCGTGCTGGCACAGGTACGGGACACCGGCTGGACCCACCACATCCCCCGGCTCATGGTGCTGGGCAGCCGCGCCCTCCAGGACGGCTGGGACCCGGCGGCCGTCACCGACTGGTTCCACCGCTGCTTCGTCGACGGCTACGACTGGGTCATGCTGCCCAACGTCGTCGGCATGTCGCAGTACGCGGACGGCGGCCTGATGACCACCAAGCCGTACACCTCCGGGGGCGCGTACATCAACAGGATGAGCGACCTGTGCGGGCCGTGCGCCTACCGGCCCACCGACCGCACCGGGGACCATGCCTGCCCCTACACCGCGGGCTACTGGGCCTTCCTGCACCACCACCGTGCCCGGCTGGCCGCCAACCACCGCACGGCCCGGGCCGTTCACGGCCTCGACCGGCTGCAGGACCTCCCCGTACTCCTCGACCAGGTGGCCGAACGCGGAGACGCGGCGCCCTGATTCCCGGACGCAGGCCCGTCGTCCGGCAGGACCGGTGCACGCGGCACCCGCCGATCGCGCCTCCGGCTGCGGGCTCGGCATGCGTCGTACGGAGAACGCCTGTAACACGCCGGGGGCCCCGCGCATCGAGTACGGGTAAGAGCACGCCGTCCTGAGGGGGCCGCCCGCATTGCGACAGGTACAGACCAAGGCGTACATCGAGTTCGCCCAGGCCAGGGCTGGCGGGACGTCGCCACGGGGATGCCGGTGCCGTCGGAGTCGGCCGCGGTGCCGTTCAGGCTGATCAGCACAGAGCAGTGGTCCTAGGTCTGGCCCTTCGGCCGGCGTCGGGTACGGTCCGGGTCCGGGTCCGATGACGGGTCCCGGCCCCGGCCCCGGCCCCGGTGTACTCCCTGCGCGGTAGCCGCGGTCACGCCTGGCGCACGACGACCCGGGCGCCCGCGGCTGCCACGCTGGGCGGGTGAGCACGCTGCCGAAGAATCTCCCGCCTGCACCACGGACCACCGCCAGGAAGCGCCCGAGGCTGTCGCCGCCGTGGCGCAAGCTCCTGCTGACCATCCACGTGACCGTCTCGGTCGGGCTGCTCGGCACCGACGCGGCCGTGGTCGCCCTGGTCACCTCGGGATGGCTCGGCCACGCCCGCCCCGTCACCGTCTACCCGGCGGCACACCTGCTCGGCGAATACCTGCTCCTGCCGCTCGCCCTGCTGGCGCTCGTCACCGGTCTCGCGCTCGGGCTGCTCACGCCCTGGGGACTGCTGCGGTACTGGTGGGTGCTGATCAGCCTGGCGGTGAACACCGTCGGGACGGCGCTGGCCGTCTTCGTGCTCCTCCCCGGACTGGACACGGCGGCGACCGCCGCACTCGCTGGGCACGCCGTGGCCTCCCCGTCCTCGCTGGTACGGGATTCGGGCGCGGCCTGCTGCGTTCTGATCGCGACCGTCGCGATCTCGTACTACAAGCCCTTCGGGCGGATCAGGCGACGGAGCTGATGATGCCCGCGGCCTGGCAAGGGCTTCCCGTGGATCCGCCTCCGCCAGCGGAGATGATCGGCCGGACAGGTCGTGGAGCCTGTCCGACCCGGTCAGGAACCTGCCCTGGCACCTGCGCTTCGGCACGTCGCGCAGGAGGCGGTGCGCTCGGCCCGTTCGTGCAGGAAATCGGCGAACCAGGCCGTCGCCGAGGCCGCCACCACCGCGGCGGCGACCCCGAGTCCGACCGGGTGGATCGCGGCCGGCCAGGTCACAATTCGGGCCCGAAGGCCGTTCCAGGGGTCCACCGGGGTGAAGCAGGCCACGACCGACACGATCACAGCGACCAGTTGCGTGGTCGCGACCAGCAAGGCGGTCCTGCCCCAGACGTTTCGCACCACGGGTTTGACCGCCTGGTCGCAGTTTCGGCAGAACCCCTCGGTGCCGACCGCCGGGCTGGGCTGCGCCGCCGCCTCGGCGCCCGGCCTCCCGCGCGGCGGCTCGATCACCTCGGCCCGAGCAGTACCCGGCGGCTCGGACGGATCGCGGCCCACCCGCGCCTTGGCCTCTCGAACTCTCAACGCCATCCCCCACTCGCTTACGGCAGTCGGGCCGAGTGTCCCACCCCACCCCGGCCGGTGGGGGCGCCCCGTCGTCGCTCGCGAGGCAGCCGTCGGCCAGGCCGACAGGGCCTTTCGGAACGCTCAATACGCCATGGCCGCCGGCTTTGTCCTCCTCGATCTGTTTGTCTTCGCGGCCTGGCGCTCCCCGTTGACCTCGGGCAGCGTCGCTGCAGCCGGGCTTGGGACGGTTGCGGCCGCCCTCGCCGGATACGTAGCGCGAACGTTCATCACGTCACAGCAGATGACCTCGTCGGCGATGCGCTCCTACTTCGATCAGCCATTGGAGCTCTCCCGCTACCTGGCACTGAGCGGCTGATTCGCAGTTCCGGTATCAGCAAGGACACGCAGTCCGAACTGCCCTACACCCTCGTGCACTCGACGGTCACCGGCAGGGTGCCCGCAGCGAACCCATCGCAGACGTCGAGCGCAGCCGAGGAATAGACCCTGCGGCAGCGGTGGACCCATGGGCCCTCGACTCACTTTCGCCAGAACAGGTGGTGTGTCACACCGCTGGGGCTGGGCACGACCTCCAGGTGGAAGCGGTCGAGCAGTTCATCGGGCGATTCCCAGAGCCGTAGCCCGGACCCGAACTTCACCGGCGAGACCGCGATGTGCATGGTGTCGACGAGGTCGGCGTCGAGGAACTGGCGGATGGTGCTGACCCCGCCGCCGAGCCGGACGTCCTTGCCCTGCGCGGCATCGCGGGCCTGATCGAGGACCGCGGCGGGGTCGCCGTCGACGAAGTGGAAGGTGGTGTCGGAGAGCGTGAACGACGCACGAGTGTGGTGGGTCATGACGAACACCGGTGTGTGGAACGGGGGCTCCTCCCCCCACCAGCCCTGCCACTCGTCGTCCTGCCAGGGGCCGCGCTGCGGGCCGAACTTGTTGCGGCCCATGATCTCCGCACCGATGTTGCGCGCGAAGTCCCGCGTGAAGTAGTCGTCGATACCCCGGCTCCCCCCGGGAGCCGAGCGCATGGGCCAGCTCGCCGTGGCGCCGGCCCAGGCGAACAGCTTCCCGGGATTGACGTGACCGAACGGCCGCTCCAGCGTCTGGTCCTCGCCGGCGCCGACGCCGTCACTCGAGACGCCGAAGTTCATCACTCTCACCAGTTGGTTCACGGGTTTCCTCGTCAGATCGGGTCCAGTCGTCGTGCGGCGAGGCGCCGCACACCATGGCGTCGAACGGGACTCGGCCGGATCGACAGCGGCCCGCCACTTTTGCCGACGGCACCGGCGGTCGGCGTAGACCGTCGATGGCAGCGTGTACGGGGACAGCAGCGCCGAGTGCACACGGGGGCGGCTTCGGCTGAGTCAGAAACCCCGTTCCCTGTTCCAGCGGTTCACGTGGGCCGCGTAGAAGTAATTGCCGATGCCCGCGGTGAACATGAACAGCCAGAAGTGGACGGCGGCCGACTGGCGGCGGCGACTCAGGCCCGCCCCGCCGACGAACGCCGCAGCCGACGCCGATGCCGACGCGGAGCTGGTGTTGTTGATGATGATCGTCGGGGGCTGCTGCCCGTAGGCGTGGGCAGGCTGTTGATCCGGTGCTGTCGTCATGCTGTGTCGGCTCCCTCAGTACCTTCCGGTGTGCAACGACGAATGGCACGGTAGGGGGCCTTGCGGGATCAACGGGGGTGAATCACCCCCGCGTCACCCGTTCGGATCAACGTTTTCGGCCGCGACTGCTCTCCGCCGTGACGGCCTGCCTGCCCGTACGGTGACGTCGTGAACGTTTCCCCGCCGCGGCCTGTCCTTTTCCTTGACGTCGACGGCCCGCTCATTCCCTTCGGCGGGACGCGGGAGCAGTACCCGGACGGCTACCCGGCGTACGTGCCGCAGAAGGCGGCCGGGAATCCGCTGCCGGCCAGGGTCAATCCCGCGCTCGTGCCCCGGCTGCTGGGGCTGGGGTGTCACCTGGTGTGGGCCACCACGTGGGGGCACGAGGCCAACGAGTGCCTCGCACCGCTGCTGGGCCTGCCGCAACTCCCTCTGGTGGCCTGGCCGGAGCCGTCCGACGAGCCCGAACCCGCCGGCCTGCACTGGAAGACCCGCACGCTTCTCGACTGGGCCGCCGGCCGCCCCTTCGCCTGGCTCGACGACGAGATCACCGACGCCGACCGCATCTGGGCCGAGGCCGCCCACCCCGCCCGAACCCTCCTCCGCCGCGTCGACTCCCGCCATGGCCTCACCGATGCGGACTTCGCCGCTCTCGACGCATGGCGGGCGGGCGGGTAACCGCGATCGACGGGCCACCCCAGCGTCGCCCGGCGCCGGCGCGAGGCGTTCCCGGTTGCCGCCCGACGGCCTCCGGCCGCCCAGCCGGGTCGGTTCAGGCGGACGTCGGTACGTGGGGGACCGCCGAGTTGGGGTCGGCGCCGGCGAAGGCCAGGGCGATGACGAAGCCGGCGACCTCCTCCCGGTTGGCGCTGACACGTAGGGGGTCCTCCGGCTCAAGCCGCAGGCGGACATTGATCACGGCTAGGTCACAATAAGTGGACTTTTCCGACCTTGGGTGGCTCACCGTCGCCTTCTACGCCCGCACGATGATCAT from Streptomyces sp. NBC_01198 includes these protein-coding regions:
- a CDS encoding SDR family oxidoreductase, which gives rise to MIIVTGATGKLGRRIVERLLDRVPAHRVGVSVRDPRMANGLADRGVRVRQGSFDDPASLVHSFEGAEQLLLVSLDRTGEECVTGHRTAIDAAVKAGVGRILYTSQTGAAHDSRFQACRDHAQTEDLLRSTGLPWTALRNGFYAASAMLFLESARHTGAIALPADGPVAWTGHDDLAEAAAAILADEGRFEGPTPPLTGPAALDFDAVAEIAAQVTGRSFTRAVVAADDFREQALAHGAPAPIADLMLSIFAAALNGEFAAVDPTLAELIGREPATFRTLLVQAWAA
- a CDS encoding LysR family transcriptional regulator, which gives rise to METRELRYFVAVAEELHFGRAAQRLGIAQPPLSRAIQQLERRLGAALLERGSRGVTLTEAGSVLLREGQAALDAIDAAERITRRAALAPTGRPGVVLVTKAGATGELLAKLLDAYAAEPGAVAVDVLLCGIGEQERLLRDGRADVALLHRPFDSTAGLDTEDLHAEGQVVVLPAGHPLTGRAHVRMSDVAALPGLPMPRWPHLDGTFPDGAGPPVHNHTQLLQLIALGRASAVLPESVRAQLRDGLATVPVADAPTVTTVIAWPPHSRSRAVAALVRAATRL
- a CDS encoding SDR family oxidoreductase — encoded protein: MSGQTITLVTGGNKGIGYEIAAGLGALGWSVGVGARDEARREAAVEKLRAGGADAFGVPLDVTDNTSVAAAARLLEERAGRLDVLVNNAGVTGGMPQTPTTVDLSTVRTAVETNVLGVIRVTNALLPLLRRSASPRIVNMSSSVGSLTKQTAAGADTGPISAAYAPSKTFLNALTVQYAKELRDTNILINAACPGYCATDLNGFRGVRTPVQGAAIAIRLASLPDGGPTGAFFDEDGVVPW
- a CDS encoding PIG-L family deacetylase, with the translated sequence MTDRPLTLMAVHAHPDDEATGTGGILARYAAEGIRTVLVTCTDGSCGDGPEGVKPGDPGHDPAAVAAMRRQELEASCAVLEISDLEMLDYADSGMMGWPSNDAPGAFWQTPVEEGAARLAELMRHYRPDVVVTYDENGFYGHPDHIQAHRITMAALELTAPTPKVYWTTAPRSMMQRFGQVMREFGGDTPEPDPAETAALAEIGLPDDEITTWVDTTAFSGQKFDALAAHASQGENIFFLKMGRERFSELMGVETFVRVRDTTGATVPESDLFAGLR
- a CDS encoding PP2C family protein-serine/threonine phosphatase, with amino-acid sequence MAAPHTDGSGALARLLQDSCRAAFEQLPALLDAAAGRLGVGRARLYVADLQQDVLREVTGHGQNAGAGGAELRIDSTLAGRVYQTEQILSSSDGRDHWLPIVDGTQRLGVLRLRSQKNTEADLAAAQSLALVTGLLLIAKRAQSDSYARLIRTRHMAVSAELQWTLMPPPTFANERVTVSAAMEPAYQVAGDGFDYAICDDTVHLAVFDAMGHNTMSGLTASLVMAACRNERRRGAGIAEVSRAIEELLLQQFDHRSYATGILADLDLNTGALTWVNRGHLLPIVIRGGRWASVVRCPPAGPMGADFKLPITVCREQLEPGDRLLLYTDGITEARDADGQQFGIDRFTDFVIRHHAAGLTVAETLRRLIHALLEHQQGRLEDDATVLFCQWNGAASA
- a CDS encoding cryptochrome/photolyase family protein — translated: MEPRPHWLFGDQLGPHFLDPRHGGPDARAPVIMIEARSVLRRRRFHRAKAHLVLSAMRHRAAELGDRVTYIRAETYADGLRQALDHGLPRRTAARGADADGRRKGGRAEGRVTVCHPTSRAALRFVSALDGVEILPARGFLVSREDFQEWAGRDSGQSLRMEGFYRWVRRQHDLLMDGDEPIGGRWNLDHDNREPPPRGRDALDVRGPWRPREDAIDAEIRRDLDRWERDGQVSFVGRDGPRRFPATRHEALSALRRFTADRLPDFGRYEDAMLAADPVMSHSLLSSSLNLGLLDPAECVERAERSYRAGDAPLNSVEGFVRQIAGWREYVWQLYWHFGEDYRHRNALGHTAALPGWFLDLDADAVTANCLSTVLAQVRDTGWTHHIPRLMVLGSRALQDGWDPAAVTDWFHRCFVDGYDWVMLPNVVGMSQYADGGLMTTKPYTSGGAYINRMSDLCGPCAYRPTDRTGDHACPYTAGYWAFLHHHRARLAANHRTARAVHGLDRLQDLPVLLDQVAERGDAAP
- a CDS encoding dihydrofolate reductase family protein; amino-acid sequence: MNQLVRVMNFGVSSDGVGAGEDQTLERPFGHVNPGKLFAWAGATASWPMRSAPGGSRGIDDYFTRDFARNIGAEIMGRNKFGPQRGPWQDDEWQGWWGEEPPFHTPVFVMTHHTRASFTLSDTTFHFVDGDPAAVLDQARDAAQGKDVRLGGGVSTIRQFLDADLVDTMHIAVSPVKFGSGLRLWESPDELLDRFHLEVVPSPSGVTHHLFWRK
- a CDS encoding HAD domain-containing protein encodes the protein MNVSPPRPVLFLDVDGPLIPFGGTREQYPDGYPAYVPQKAAGNPLPARVNPALVPRLLGLGCHLVWATTWGHEANECLAPLLGLPQLPLVAWPEPSDEPEPAGLHWKTRTLLDWAAGRPFAWLDDEITDADRIWAEAAHPARTLLRRVDSRHGLTDADFAALDAWRAGG